The Burkholderia sp. NRF60-BP8 genomic sequence AACAGCGCGCCGAAGAAGCCCGAATGCACGGGCATGCCGGCGTCGCACAGCAGCGAGATGCCGTCGCACTCGCGCAGGATGCCGCGCAGGATGCGCGCGGCGTGCGCTTTCCACGCGGGGTTGCGATCGAGCACGTGGAACAGGTAGCGCAGCCGCGCATGCGCCGGATACGCGCGCGTGTCGGCGTTGCGCTCGGCCGGCGTGTCCTGCACCGTGCCGTTGCGGCGCAGCCAGTGCGCGAGCTCGATCAGCCATTCGCTGCGCTCGGCGTACGACGCGTCGGCGTCGGCATGCGCGAGCAGCGCATCGAGCTGGTGACCGGCATTGCGCGACGCGCGCCACTTCTTGATCAGGGTCGTCAGGGAACGAAACATAAACGGAATAGCGAAAGCCCGGGACGGGCGGGTTCGGGATGCCGGCCGGGGAAACGGCGCGGCGCCGGGAGAACGGGTGAGACGGGGCCGGCGCCGGACGGGGCGCGGCGACCCGCGATGCGGCTGCCCCGCTGTGGTGCACGCCGACCGCGCGCAGCGCCGGGAGGCACGGCGGCCGGGCCGAACGCGGCTCGGCGCCGCTGGCTGGTGCGCACGACGAACGGCGCGAGCCCGAAAGTGCGTAGGATCGTCAATCGGGCCGGAAAACGCAAGCCGACCGCGTTGCATGGCGCGGGTTCCGGCGGCTTTGACAAAGAATGTAAAGGGCCGTTCGGCCGATGAAGGCGGTGCGCGAGGCCGGCGGCGTGCAGCCTCCGACGGGCGGCGCGCGCGGCCGGTCGCGCCGCGCCGTTCGACACCGCGCGGGCGAACGCCGTGCCGAACGTTCGCCTGCGCGCCGTCGGCGTTCGCTTATGCGCCGGACTTGCCCGTCGCGCCGGCGTCGCCGCCGGACGTCGGGTTGGCCGGGCACGGCACGACCGGCGCGGCCGTCGTCTTGCCGCCGGCGGCGGGCGCGGCCGGCGCGCCGCGGCGGGCGGCCATTGCGCGCACGCCGTCCGCGGCCTGCGCGGCAATCGCGTCGAGCGCGCGCCGGTGGCCGGCGACGAGTGCGTCGTAGCCGTCGGCGACCGGTTCGGCGACGCTCGTGCGGCAGGTCATCACGGCCTGCGTGGCGAGCGAGCGCACGCTCCACACGGCGTCGATCGCGGCCCGCTTGCCGGGCCACGACTCGAAGCGCTGCACGTTCACGCTGATGCGATACACGGGCACGCCGGCCGGATAGGCGGAATTCGCGACGTCGATCGTGCCGAGCCGAGCGGCGAGATCGTCCGACAGCGCGCGGCGGATCTCGTCGGCGGGCGGCGACGCCCAGCGTTCCTGCTCGAGCACGTCGACCTGCGCGGCGTTCTTCTGCACGACCAACTGGTTCCTCGCGACCTGCTCCGGCACGCCGACCGACGGCACCTCGATCAGGAACGCCGGGTTGGCCGGCGCGGTGCGCAGCGGCGCCGCGGCGTCGGCCGGGCTGAGCGTGTAGAACCGCGCGGGCGGCGAGCTGCACGCGGCGAGCGCGAGTGCGGCGAAGACTGCCGCCGCGCCGCTCGCGAAACCGTTCACGCGTGTCGTCATGGTTTATCTCCTGGCTTGCCCTTGAGCAGCGATTCGGGGTGGCGCTCCAGATAGTCGGCGAGCGCGTTCAGCGATTGCAGCGTGCGCGTGAGTTCCTTCAGCGCGCCGCGCACGTCGGACTGCAGCGGCGAATCCTGCTGCAGCGTCGCCTCGGCGGTCGAGAAGGTCTGCTTCGCGGCCGACAGCGTGTCGCGCGCTTCCGGCGCGACCTGCGTGTCGAGCTGCTTGAACAGCTTGTCGGCGTTCGCGAGCGCGCTGTTCAGGTTCGCGCCGATCTGGTCGAACGGTACCTTGTCGAGCTTCTTCGCGATGTCGGCGACCTGCAACTGCAGCTCGTCGAGCGTATTCGGCACGGTCGGCAGCTCGAGCGGCTGGCGGGCCGTGTCGATCTTCACGGCCGGCGCCTTCGGGAAGAAGTCGAGCGCGACGTACAACTGGCTCGTCAGCAGGTTGCCGGTGCGCAGCTGGCCGCGCAGCCCGTGCTGGACGAGCCGCTCGACGATTTCGCGGCGCGCCGGTTCGCCCTTGCTCTCGATCGTCTCGCGGAAGCGGCGGCCGAGGCGTTCCGGATACACGTTCATCGTCACCGGCATCAGGAAGTTCTTCGTCTTCGGATCGAAGTCGATGCCGATGTTCGTCACTTCGCCGAGCACGATTCCGCGGAAGTCGACCGGCGCGCCGACGGCGAGGCCGCGCAGCGACTGGTTGAAGTTCATCACGACCTGCAGCGGCTGGCCGTCCGGGTCGCGCATCGCGTCGCCCTCGTCGGAGCCGAGACGGAACGTCGTGTTGTTCGGCGCGGTCGTGCCGCTGCCCTGGTTCGGCGGCGTCTGGAACGCGATGCCGCCGAGGATCACCGTCGCGAGCGACTGCGTGTTCAGCTTCAGGCCGCTCGAGTCGAGCCGCAGATCGACGCCGCTCGCCTGCCACCAGCGCGAGTTCATGCCGACGTACTGGTCGTACGGCGCATTGACGAACACGTTGAACGTGACGCCCGTGCCGTCCTTGTCGAGCGAGAAGCCGACCACCTGGCCGACCTGGACGCGGCGGTAGTAGACCGGCGAGCCGATGTCGACCGAGCCGAGCGAATCGCCGCGCAGCACGTACTGCGTGCCTTTCTGGTCGCCCGTGACGGCGGGCGGCGTCTCGAGGCCGGTGAAGTCGGTCAGCGTGTCCTGCCCGTGACCGGCGTCGACGCCGATGTACGCACCGGACAGCAGCGTGCCGAGCCCCGACACGCCGGTCGCGCCCACGCGCGGGCGCACGATCCAGAAGCGCGAGCCCTGGACCGCGAAGTCCTCGGCTTCCTTCTTGAGCTGCACCTGCACCAGCACGCGCGACAGGTCCTTCGACAGCTTGATCGTCTTGACCATGCCGATCTCGACGTCCTTGTACTTGACCTGGGTCTTGCCCGGCTCGAGCCCTTCGGCGCTGTGGAAGCTGATCGTGATTTCCGGGCCGCGCTCGCGCACGGACTTGATCACGAGGCCGATGCCGATCAGCGCGGCGATCAGCGGCACGAGCCAGACGAGCGACGGCAGCCAGCCGCTTTTCGTCGAGATCGCCGGATCGGGCGGCCGGGGCGCGTCGTGCTGCGGGCCTTGTGGACTATTCATGGTGATTCCCTGAGGTTTCGACTGGATCCCAGATCAGGCGGGGATCGAACTGCATCGACGCGAGCATCGTCAGGATCACGACCGAGCCGAACGCGAGTGCGCCGGGGCCGGCCGTGATGACGGCGAGCGAACGGAAATGGACGAGCGCGACGGTCAGCGTCACGACGAAGATGTCGAGCATCGACCAGCGGCCGATGCGCTCGACGATCCGATAGAGGCGCGTGCGCTGCAGCGGCCGCCAGGCGGCGCGACGCTGCGCGCTGGTGACGAGGATCGTCAGGACGGCGAGCTTGAGCATCGGCACGAGAATGCTCGCGACGAACACGACCACGGCGAGCGGCCAGTCGCCGGACGTCCAGAAATAGATGACGCCGCTCATGATCGTGTCTTGCTGCGACCCGACGATCGACGACGTCCGCATGATCGGCAGCAGGTTCGCCGGAATGTAGAGGATCGCGGCCGCGAGCAGCAGCGCCCACGTGCGCATGACGCTGTTCGGCGTGCGCACGTGAAGCGCGCTGCCGCAGCGCGCGCAATGCGCGTGCGGCCGGTCGATCGTCTGCACGAGCCCGCACGCGTGGCAACTGGCGTAGCCCTCGCGGGCGGCGGTAGGCGTGGGCTGCGTCATCGGCGCGGCGCGTCCGGCAGCGGCGCGGCCGGGTCGGGCCGCTCGGGCGCGCGGCCGGCGCGCAGGTCGTCGGCGATGTCCCATACCGTGCGCGGGTCGAACATCAGCACGACGGCGGTCATCAGCGTGAGCGCGCCGAACGCGAACAGCGCCGCGTCGGGCACGACGCGCGCGAGGCTCACCATCTTCACGATCGTGACCACGATGCCGAGCATGAACACCTCGATCATCCCCCACGGCCGCACGAGCTGGATCGTGCGTAGCACGAGGTTGAGGCCGGGTGGCACGATGCCGCGCCGGATCGGCAGCAGCACGTAAAGGAGCGCGGCCATCTCGACGAGCGGGAACAGCACGGTCGAGCAGAACACCATCACGCCGACGATCGCCATGTCCTGATGCCACAGCGCATCGATCGCGCCGATCAGCGTCGTCTGCACGCGTGTGCCGTTCAGGTCCATTTCGAGGATCGGGAACGCCTGCGCGATGACGAACGTGACGAGCGCCGCGACCGCGAGCGCGGTGATGCGCTCGATCTGCGTGGTGCTGTTGCGATAGAGCAGCGCGTCGCAGCGCGGACAGCGTGCGATCTCGCGGCCGCTCAGGCGCGGTTTATGCAACAGTGCGTCGCATTCGTGGCAGGCAATCAGGTCGTATCGTTGCATGGAAAAGGCGGTGTTGCGACGGCCGGGGGAACGCGTCGACGGGGCCGGAACCCGCGCCAATCTTACCAAAAGGGCTTTTTCGATGGGTCAAGGATCGTGCGTTGCGTGACCGGTCGGTAACATGACGGGAAGCCGTCAGCCGACTGGCGCGCCTGTCCTCAGAGTCCGCGCGCGTCAAAAGGTTGCGGTAGCATGGCGCCCTCGACATGCGTCGGCCGAATTTACCGGCGCAGCCGTTCGCTGAACTGAGGAACCCAAGATGGCATCGAAATCGCCGCCGGCCGCGCCGGCACGCTACGCGCCTACCGCGATCGCCCTGCACTGGCTGATCGCGCTGTTGATCGTCTGCGGCTTCGCGCTCGGCTGGGTGATGACGGACATCCCCGGCTTCACGCCGACCAAGCTGAAGTACTTCTCGTGGCACAAGTGGATCGGCGTGACGGTGTTCGCGCTCGCCGTCGTGCGCGTGCTCTGGCGTGCGACCCACGTGCCGCCGCCGCTGCCGGGCGACACGCCGGCGTGGCAGCGCGCGGCGTCGCACGGCGTGCACATGCTGCTGTACGTGCTGATGATCGTGATTCCGGCGACGGGCTACCTGTACAGCTCGGCGTCGAACATCCCGGTCGTCTATCTCGGCATCGTGCCGCTGCCGCGCCTGATCGACCCCGATCCGGCGCTCAAGGAAACCTTCAAGACGCTGCACGTGTCTTTGAATTACATTCTGCTTGCGCTCGTCGCGATGCACGTGCTCGCGGCGCTCAAGCATCAGTTGTTGGACCGCGACGGCCTGTTGTCGCGCATGCTTCCCTTTGCCAAATGAAGGATCCCATGAAAGTGTCTTTCTCCCGCTCCATGCTGACCGTGTTCGCCGCGGCGGCGTTTGTCGCGTCGGGCGCGGCGCATGCCGACGTCGATCTCGCGAAGAGCAAGGTGTCCGCCGTGTCGAAGCAGATGAACGTGCCGACCGAAGGCGCGTTCAGGAAATTTAC encodes the following:
- a CDS encoding PqiC family protein — its product is MTTRVNGFASGAAAVFAALALAACSSPPARFYTLSPADAAAPLRTAPANPAFLIEVPSVGVPEQVARNQLVVQKNAAQVDVLEQERWASPPADEIRRALSDDLAARLGTIDVANSAYPAGVPVYRISVNVQRFESWPGKRAAIDAVWSVRSLATQAVMTCRTSVAEPVADGYDALVAGHRRALDAIAAQAADGVRAMAARRGAPAAPAAGGKTTAAPVVPCPANPTSGGDAGATGKSGA
- a CDS encoding PqiB family protein, coding for MNSPQGPQHDAPRPPDPAISTKSGWLPSLVWLVPLIAALIGIGLVIKSVRERGPEITISFHSAEGLEPGKTQVKYKDVEIGMVKTIKLSKDLSRVLVQVQLKKEAEDFAVQGSRFWIVRPRVGATGVSGLGTLLSGAYIGVDAGHGQDTLTDFTGLETPPAVTGDQKGTQYVLRGDSLGSVDIGSPVYYRRVQVGQVVGFSLDKDGTGVTFNVFVNAPYDQYVGMNSRWWQASGVDLRLDSSGLKLNTQSLATVILGGIAFQTPPNQGSGTTAPNNTTFRLGSDEGDAMRDPDGQPLQVVMNFNQSLRGLAVGAPVDFRGIVLGEVTNIGIDFDPKTKNFLMPVTMNVYPERLGRRFRETIESKGEPARREIVERLVQHGLRGQLRTGNLLTSQLYVALDFFPKAPAVKIDTARQPLELPTVPNTLDELQLQVADIAKKLDKVPFDQIGANLNSALANADKLFKQLDTQVAPEARDTLSAAKQTFSTAEATLQQDSPLQSDVRGALKELTRTLQSLNALADYLERHPESLLKGKPGDKP
- a CDS encoding paraquat-inducible protein A, with protein sequence MTQPTPTAAREGYASCHACGLVQTIDRPHAHCARCGSALHVRTPNSVMRTWALLLAAAILYIPANLLPIMRTSSIVGSQQDTIMSGVIYFWTSGDWPLAVVVFVASILVPMLKLAVLTILVTSAQRRAAWRPLQRTRLYRIVERIGRWSMLDIFVVTLTVALVHFRSLAVITAGPGALAFGSVVILTMLASMQFDPRLIWDPVETSGNHHE
- a CDS encoding paraquat-inducible protein A; translated protein: MQRYDLIACHECDALLHKPRLSGREIARCPRCDALLYRNSTTQIERITALAVAALVTFVIAQAFPILEMDLNGTRVQTTLIGAIDALWHQDMAIVGVMVFCSTVLFPLVEMAALLYVLLPIRRGIVPPGLNLVLRTIQLVRPWGMIEVFMLGIVVTIVKMVSLARVVPDAALFAFGALTLMTAVVLMFDPRTVWDIADDLRAGRAPERPDPAAPLPDAPRR
- a CDS encoding cytochrome b; amino-acid sequence: MASKSPPAAPARYAPTAIALHWLIALLIVCGFALGWVMTDIPGFTPTKLKYFSWHKWIGVTVFALAVVRVLWRATHVPPPLPGDTPAWQRAASHGVHMLLYVLMIVIPATGYLYSSASNIPVVYLGIVPLPRLIDPDPALKETFKTLHVSLNYILLALVAMHVLAALKHQLLDRDGLLSRMLPFAK